In Hamadaea flava, a genomic segment contains:
- the tsaA gene encoding tRNA (N6-threonylcarbamoyladenosine(37)-N6)-methyltransferase TrmO: MSDFTAYAVATVSSPLTSLADAPRQGDEGAPDAWLVVDPRYAEAARDMRPGADILLLTWLDRADRTVQVVHPRGDLARPEQGVFSTRSPDRPNPIGLHRVTVREVDGLRLRVSGLEAIDGTPVLDVKPVLDPISDR; encoded by the coding sequence CGGTGTCGTCGCCGCTGACGTCGCTGGCGGACGCGCCCCGGCAGGGCGACGAAGGCGCGCCCGACGCCTGGCTCGTCGTCGACCCGCGGTACGCCGAGGCCGCCCGCGATATGCGCCCGGGAGCGGACATTCTGCTGCTCACCTGGCTCGACCGCGCCGATCGAACCGTTCAGGTGGTGCACCCGCGCGGCGACCTCGCCCGTCCGGAACAGGGCGTGTTCAGCACGCGGTCGCCGGATCGCCCGAACCCGATCGGCCTGCACCGGGTGACCGTGCGCGAGGTCGACGGCCTGCGTCTGCGCGTCAGTGGCCTGGAAGCGATCGACGGCACGCCGGTCCTCGATGTCAAACCTGTCCTCGACCCGATCTCAGACCGCTGA